ACTAACATATTGTTTCATACAATCCATTTCTACACACGAGCCTGACCAATTTCTAGAACATAGAGCAGTCAAGTcctagtaaaaaataaaaattggcATATAAGTAGCAAGGGAGATTAGTCAGGGTGCAGTCGGAGAACAAGGAAGCTTGTGAGATCTTAAATGGATTAAGGAGTTGCCACAGAATCTGTGATCAGAGAGTGGAAGATATTAGAAGGTGGTTAAGAAAGTATTGACAGGCATGGGTTCTCTTCAACCCTATGAGGAATAACATGGAAGTAAACTGGGTTGCCAAGCAGACCAGACATGCTGCAGAGGGTTAATCCTAGATACCATATCGCCTGGTTTGGATAGGGTTGAGTGCTACAGCAGTGAGACTGGGATAGTAGATTGTATGAGTTGGAGAAGTACTGAATAAGACTGGCATTCAGGACTCTTACAACCAACAAAAACGTAGATTATGTTGGCATGCAATAGTGAGGAAGAGTAATTTTATCATCGAGATAATGACAAGTTGTCCAGTAGGTAAAACATTCTTAACAGAGTAGAATGATACAGATGATGATAAGACATGGCATTCAAGCCAAACATATCATTgagacaataaaaaataaaacataaatctAAAACAAACTTTTAATGAATTATATGGAAGGAAGCAATGAGAAAGGAAAAAATCAATTTGCAAAATGTATAAAAaagttggggttgcaaggttgcaaacatagtccaacATTTAAAACACATGGGAGGCCTTTGGGTAGAGCTCAAAAATAAAACCACTAGAGCTTAggtccaaagtgaacaatatcataccattgtgaagaGGTCTTAATTCTTTTGGTACTAACAAAAGAGATAGAAATTTACTTGTATATATATGAAGGATGAAAAAAAAATGGAAGGGTagcttgttttatttttaatgtttaatacaAAAGAAAAgtgagagaaaaaaattatttaaaatataatttgacTATTAGTTTTCATTTCCACCATATTTATTAGTGCGTGGTTCCTAAAACTGAAAAAGCTAAGGAAGGAAAATGTGGATGGAGAAAAAGCTAAGGAAGGAAAATGTGGGTTGACAGGGGAGAATTTTTATAAGGAATTAATTCTTCTCCAATTCCGTCAAAACCAATACAACTAAAACAGTCGGAAAACTAATTAATATCCTCAAAGTCCTACTCATGACCTAATGTTTCCACCATATTCAGTAATTAATATGGTGTTTTTCCTTCTATTGTAGGAAATATGTGAAATTAATTTCCATAGATTTTAATCCTTACTTGAAAACACATACTAGAATATTTTCACAGAAATTAGTTCAAATTAACTTTCCACATGTAGAGTTTTCTTCCAACGTGTTTTCCTTCCCTCCAATACACATCCTTAGTTTTCCACTGTCTATCTTCACCTTAGTattgagaaaaggaaatataatctCTCGTCCCTTTTCTAATTTGTTTCAAGTCCATCCTTTCATCTTTGAATCCTTCTAACGTACCTTCCCCATAAGCATACCTGTAGTGAACCatcaagaaaatagaaattaCCAATTCAAGTTTTGTGTCGAATACTTAAATAAACTAACCTTAATATATTCATCTATTGCTTCGAGTatcttttcatcttcttctttagtgAAATGTTTGCCTTGGATTACAGGTATTTCAGAATTTCCTTCATTACCAGAATCAGTCCGATAAGTAAACACCTCAATTTCACTTGAAAAAGTGACTTTCTTTTTCTTTAGGGAAGATATATTTGAACCATTACTAAAGCTCTTCTTGCTCTTTAAGCTACAGGCCACTGAATCATCAGCTTCCTTCTCCTTCATCACATTAGATGTCTCCTTATTTCCTTCTGCTTCCACAGTTTGAAAGGGTTTTCTTATCTTCCCCTTGATCTTCAGTGGATTCTTGGAATGTTCTTCTGCTTCTTGATTCTCTGCATTTCCATccttctccttgctcttctttctcttcacgtTAATTGCTGTGGATGTAGATGGCATTTCCCTGATTTCTTGAATTTCCTTTCTGACTTCCATGCTCAATGATTGGCTCCCATTTGTACATGTTTCATGTGAATTCTCTTTATGCTCACAGGAGTCAAGCACCCTCTTTGCTTTCGTCTTTGCTTTATTCACTAAAATGTGAAGTTTATCATCATTTGTTGAGACCTCATTCTCAACAACCATATGTCTTTGAACTTCCAGGGTTTCAAGGACAAGATGCTTAGGAATCTCAAGTTTCTTATCATTTTTGTTCCTTTTCGCCTTCACATTTTCTATTTTGCCTGTACTATTCTCACAAACAGTATGATTATCTGCATCAGCAACCTTCCCAGATGTTTTGTTTTCATCCCCAGAAACTTCACCTGGAGTAGCCCCTGAAGAAAGGTCACTGATTTCGAATACATTATCCTTCTTTCTCTTTTTTGTATTGGCATCTACATTCAAGTTCACTAAACCACCATCTTCCTGCTTCCTCTTCCTGTTTTTCGCTCCTTTTGGTGCCTCATTACCTCCTTCATCACCATCTCTatctttccttctcttcttcttgccaTCTTGATTGCCATGCTGTTCCAGTTCTGCCTCNNNNNNNNNNNNNNNNNNNNNNNNNNNNNNNNNNNNNNNNNNNNNNNNNNNNNNNNNNNNNNNNNNNNNNNNNNNNNNNNNNNNNNNNNNNNNNNNNNNNCAGTCGGAGAACAAGGAAGCTTGTGAGATCTTAAATGGATTAAGGAGTTGCCACAGAATCTGTGACCAGAGAGTGGAAGATATTAGAAGGTGGTTAAGAAAGTATTGACAGGCATGGGTTCTCTTCAACCCTATGAGGAATAACATGGAAGTAAACTGGGTTGCCAAGCAGACCAGACATGCTGCAGAGGGTTAATCCTAGATACCATATCGCCTGGTTTGGATAGGGCTGAGTGCTACAGCAGTGAGACTGGGATAGTAGATTGTATGAGTTGGAGAAGTACTGAATAAGACTGGCATTCAGGACTCTTACAACCAACAAAAAAGTAGATTATGTTGGCATGCAATAGTGAGGAAGAGTTATTTTATCATCGAGATAATGACAAGTTGTCCAGTAGGTAAAACATTCTTAACAGAGTAGAATGATACAGATGATAATAAGACATGGCATTCAAGCCAAACATATCATTGagacaataaaaataaaacataaatctAAAACAAACTTTTAATGAATTATATGGAAGGAAGCAATGAGAAAGGAAAAAATCAATTTGCAAAATGTATAaaaatgttggggttgcaaggttgcaaatataatcCCACAtttaaaacacatgggaaagatcatgggaggtcttttgggtagagcttaaaaataaaaccacgagagcttaggtccaaagtgaacaatatcatacaattgtgAAGAGGtcttaattcttttggtcctaacaaaagaGATAGAAATTTACTTGTATATATATGAAGGATGAAAAAAAATGGAAGGGTagcttgttttatttttaatgtttaatacaAAAGAAAAgtgagagaaaaaaattatttaaaatataatttgacTATTAGTTTTCATTTCCACCATATTTATTAGTGCGTGGTTCCTAAAACTGAAAAAGCTAAGGAAGGAAAATGTGGATGG
This region of Zingiber officinale cultivar Zhangliang chromosome 9A, Zo_v1.1, whole genome shotgun sequence genomic DNA includes:
- the LOC122021656 gene encoding uncharacterized protein LOC122021656 isoform X3; the encoded protein is MQEAGGEMSEHEKTKRQQEGNPRIDGTSSDIVEESSSTSLEGNQVVLKKNKKKKTKILEIEEVRGISDGKLEIDAEKDVKEAELEQHGNQDGKKKRRKDRDGDEGGNEAPKGAKNRKRKQEDGGLVNLNVDANTKKRKKDNVFEISDLSSGATPGEVSGDENKTSGKVADADNHTVCENSTGKIENVKAKRNKNDKKLEIPKHLVLETLEVQRHMVVENEVSTNDDKLHILVNKAKTKAKRVLDSCEHKENSHETCTNGSQSLSMEVRKEIQEIREMPSTSTAINVKRKKSKEKDGNAENQEAEEHSKNPLKIKGKIRKPFQTVEAEGNKETSNVMKEKEADDSVACSLKSKKSFSNGSNISSLKKKKVTFSSEIEVFTYRTDSGNEGNSEIPVIQGKHFTKEEDEKILEAIDEYIKRNQLGEMGKSMILHFQNYSNITDFWKEIGACLPNRHREATYNRAHVLLERSKSSKLKPEEYETLFRFYAKHGPDWKTIACELRKHWKHVEDTRQRTKSQNFSKGTLSPEEYQIQCDLVNMDLQLKDRAERSAKQYMLRDNIPCEVINEPAACRMKGYQQIASPLVMKNLWSDKDDYLLVDAFYLSKLIKQSLV
- the LOC122021656 gene encoding uncharacterized protein LOC122021656 isoform X1, which translates into the protein MQEAGGEMSEHEKTKRQQEGNPRIDGTSSDIVEESSSTSLEGNQVVLKKNKKKKTKILEIEEVRGISDGKLEIDAEKDVKEAELEQHGNQDGKKKRRKDRDGDEGGNEAPKGAKNRKRKQEDGGLVNLNVDANTKKRKKDNVFEISDLSSGATPGEVSGDENKTSGKVADADNHTVCENSTGKIENVKAKRNKNDKKLEIPKHLVLETLEVQRHMVVENEVSTNDDKLHILVNKAKTKAKRVLDSCEHKENSHETCTNGSQSLSMEVRKEIQEIREMPSTSTAINVKRKKSKEKDGNAENQEAEEHSKNPLKIKGKIRKPFQTVEAEGNKETSNVMKEKEADDSVACSLKSKKSFSNGSNISSLKKKKVTFSSEIEVFTYRTDSGNEGNSEIPVIQGKHFTKEEDEKILEAIDEYIKRNQLGEMGKSMILHFQNYSNITDFWKEIGACLPNRHREATYNRAHVLLERSKSSKLKPEEYETLFRFYAKHGPDWKTIACELRKHWKHVEDTRQRTKSQNFSKGTLSPEEYQIQCDLVNMDLQLKDRAERSAKQYMLRDNIPCEVINEPAACRMKGYQQIASPLVMKNLWSDKDDYLLVDALMRLDACCVEDVDWDNLLEHRPGDICRKRWTEMTRYIGENKEKSFIEQVEVLSQHYSEMTEYRK